The Ornithinimicrobium faecis region GGTTGGTGTGCCCTGCGAGCTTGGCCGGGAGTTCGGTCACGTTCGGCTCCACCGCGAGCACCTTGCCCTGCGGCAATGCCTCAGCCAGCAACCTAGTGATGTCCAGTGCTGGGGACTCGCGCATGTCATCAATGTCAGGCTTAAACGCCAACCCCAACGCCGCCACCACCGGAGAATCCTTGCCCTCAGCTGCTTCCAACACCTTGGAAATCACATACTGCGGCTTGGCGTCATTCACCTCACGCGCCGTGCGGATCAACCGCGCCTGCTCCGTTGCCGCAGACACGATAAACCACGGATCCACCGCAATACAGTGCCCACCCACCCCCGGACCCGGCTGCAAAATGTTCACCCGCGGATGCTTGTTCGCCAACTCGATCAACTCAAACACATCAATCCCCAACCGCTCAGAGATGATCGACAACTCATTCGCAAACGCGATATTCACATCCCGGAACGAGTTCTCTGTCAGCTTCGCCATCTCCGCCGTCGTCGCATCCGTCAGGAAGATGTCCGCGTGACAGAACACCTCATACAACTCCTTCGCACGCTGAGCCGCGTGCGAAGTCAACCCACCCACGATCCGGTCGTTCTCCACCAACTCGACCATCACCCGCCCCGGCAACACCCGCTCCGGACAGTGCGCCACATCCACCGTCATCGCATCCGGCTCAGCGTTCAGGTTCAACTCCGGACGCGCCGCCAGGATCCGCTGACCCACCCGCTCCGTCGCCCCTGGAGGAGACGTCGACTCCAGAATCACCAACTCCCCACCCGAGAGCTGCGGGATAATCCCGTCCGTCGCCGCATCGATATATGACAAGTCCGCCTCGTGCCCGTCCTTGAACGGCGTCGGCACCGCGATGATGTACACATCAGCCTTCGGCGTGTCCTTCTGCGCCGACAACAACCCCCGCGACACCGCCCCCGCCACATGGATCCCCAGATCCGGCTCAACAAACGGCACCTCACCCCGATTCACCGCATCAACATGCCGATCACTGACATCCACCCCCACAACCCCAACACCGTTGCTCGCCAAAATCGCCGCCGTCGGCAAACCGATATACCCCAAACCGATCACCACAACACGCTGACCCACAACACAACCTCACTCCCGACGACAACGACCACCGCCACACTACTGCGTAAGACCTCCTGGGTCCTCTGCCGCTCGTGCGGGTTGCGGCTCTCGGTTGAGAGTCGCGTAGCGGGCGGCTCCAAACTCCACTGGGGTAATCATGCCAAGGCTTCCCTGCAAGCGTCGCTGGTTGTACCAGACACAGCGGCCAGTGCGGTCAGGCCCGGAGCACCTCCTCCTCCCCGCTCGAACGCCACGTCTTCTTGCCCCCAAAGCCTAAGGAGAACGTTCACCCGGCAGCTCGTGACTACGCCTCGTGCCAGCAGACCATGCGACGTGCCAGACTGGATTGCTACGCGACGTGCCACGCGGCGGTGTGGACATCCGCATGACGGTGAAGTTTGAACACCCGAATCCATTCGTTGTCTCAATGTGGCGGACGTCGCGCGCCTGGCTCAGCGCAATAAGTTCAGTGCCTTGGCTGCGTCGGCCAGCGCCTCTTTATAGCCAACGCGCCGCTCCGCCTGCGCCGCCCGGCGGGTGCGGTCTCGCACGATCATGTCGGAGGCGGTGTACAGGTTTCGGAAATTAACCCGGTGCCGATCCACGCTGGCGATGTACTCGGACTGTTCGACCTTGCCCCGAGCGTACATTTCGAGGTCGATCCAGAGCGCACTGGCAATGTTGCGCAAAGCGAGCGGGATCCGATTGCCATCCCAGGTGCGCCGAACCCGCCGCAGTTCGGGGTCAACAAATTCATCGACCCGAGCCGCGTCAGCTCCATTGAGGTCCAGTTGGAGATCGCAGCACTCCTGTAGCGGTGCCAGTTCGCGACGCCAGTCGCTCAACAAGTCGGCATACATAATCGAGTGCCGCTGGCCCATTCGAGTGGCCTCCTCGGCGACAAGGTTGAGATTGATCCACCCGGCTAGCAGCGCCGTCTCCGCCCGCAATCGTTCACTCCCCTCCCTGCCCGGCGTGTAGTGGCGGGAGTGGCTGGACACCACCTCCGCAGGGTGACGCAACATCGTGACATAGCAGACACGCAAGCCCATTTCTGCTGCCACCTCCGCCCACAGCGAAGCCACCCACACCGTCCGAGGG contains the following coding sequences:
- the wecC gene encoding UDP-N-acetyl-D-mannosamine dehydrogenase produces the protein MGQRVVVIGLGYIGLPTAAILASNGVGVVGVDVSDRHVDAVNRGEVPFVEPDLGIHVAGAVSRGLLSAQKDTPKADVYIIAVPTPFKDGHEADLSYIDAATDGIIPQLSGGELVILESTSPPGATERVGQRILAARPELNLNAEPDAMTVDVAHCPERVLPGRVMVELVENDRIVGGLTSHAAQRAKELYEVFCHADIFLTDATTAEMAKLTENSFRDVNIAFANELSIISERLGIDVFELIELANKHPRVNILQPGPGVGGHCIAVDPWFIVSAATEQARLIRTAREVNDAKPQYVISKVLEAAEGKDSPVVAALGLAFKPDIDDMRESPALDITRLLAEALPQGKVLAVEPNVTELPAKLAGHTNLVLTPVHDAITAADVVVLLVDHKEFKAMDTTTLDGKHVIDTRGIWRN
- a CDS encoding sulfotransferase family protein, translated to MTDRVLVLVVGAGRSGTSSLAGVLSHLGFHVPPPVVSADPSNPRGHFEPQWVVDFHQRILAASGYVFADGDPLASSRVLQTARRGDYQAELHDWLDAVSASETRLVVKDPRTVWVASLWAEVAAEMGLRVCYVTMLRHPAEVVSSHSRHYTPGREGSERLRAETALLAGWINLNLVAEEATRMGQRHSIMYADLLSDWRRELAPLQECCDLQLDLNGADAARVDEFVDPELRRVRRTWDGNRIPLALRNIASALWIDLEMYARGKVEQSEYIASVDRHRVNFRNLYTASDMIVRDRTRRAAQAERRVGYKEALADAAKALNLLR